The region TGGGTCGGCGGCGGAATGTCCCATGTCGCGAGGAAGGCGACTCCTCCGACAACGACGGCAATCAGCAAGAGCACGACCAATCGAACGAGAAAGCGCATGACCCCGCCTGTACGTCCATGGGAAGTTCGGAAGAATCTATGTTATGTCGCATTATGGCGCGGATGTGGCAATCGCTGCGGTTCAACCTATCAACACAAGAACACACGTGAGCGACAACGACCTCCCCAGACCGGATCGGACGATCGCCCTGGTCGGGCTGATGGGCGCCGGCAAGTCGACCATCGGTCGTCGGCTGGCGGCGCGCCTCGAGATTCCCTTCGTGGACGCCGACAACGAGATCGAGACCGCGGCCGATTGCACGATTCCGGAGATCTTCGAACGTCACGGGGAGCAGGAGTTCCGCGACGGCGAGCGGCGCGTCATCGCGCGGCTGCTGGGCGGCTGGCCCAAGGTGCTCGCCACCGGCGGCGGTGCCTTCATGAACGACGAGACGCGCAAGCGGATCAAGGCACGGGCGATTTCGATCTGGCTGCGCGCAGATCTGAACCTGCTGATGTCGCGGGTAAGTCGCAGGGACAACC is a window of Rhodospirillales bacterium DNA encoding:
- a CDS encoding shikimate kinase, translated to MSHYGADVAIAAVQPINTRTHVSDNDLPRPDRTIALVGLMGAGKSTIGRRLAARLEIPFVDADNEIETAADCTIPEIFERHGEQEFRDGERRVIARLLGGWPKVLATGGGAFMNDETRKRIKARAISIWLRADLNLLMSRVSRRDNRPLLKKGDPRKTMERLIAERYPVYAEADIVIDSNEDPHDAIVKRIVEALQQHEAA